In Ruminiclostridium josui JCM 17888, the genomic window TGTTATAATTATAAAAGAAAGTCAAATTTTAGGTTTTGTAACATTAAGTGATACTGTAACAGGGGACAAATACAGCAGTGGTATATTTGAACTCATAGAAAGTCTTGCATCATCTATGTATATTGCATTAAGCAATGCTGATTTGTTTAAACAGGTAAACGAGCAGAAACAAATTATCCAAAGAAAGCTGGATAAGCTAGTTTCTTTGAATAAATTAACAAAGAACATTAGCAGTTCTTTACGAATAGAAACCCTTATGGAGGTTACAGCTAAGACACTTGAAATTTCTTTTAATATGCAAAAGGGACTGCTTTGTCTGTATGATAAGGAATCAAATGAGTTTAGTGTATCTGAATCAATTGGTTTAGACGGTAACTTGGACAAATGCATAATTCCAAACGACAAGTGGAGACGTGTTTTTGAGGGTGATTACATTTATGAAATCGGTCAGGATAAAGTAACCGAATATATGGGATATGAAGCAGCTGAGAAGGTAGGAGAGTCTCAGGGAATACTTATTGTACCTATATATGTTGATACTCTAGAAGTTGAGCTGCTAGGAGCTATTGTAATATTTAAATATGACGGTTTGCAACTTGATAATGAAGAAAATCTTATAACTTTGGAAACAATAGCGGGGCATATAGCTCCGGTGTTAAAGAATCTATTGGTTATTCAGATGCAGCAAAGGTTTATGCTTCCAAATTATGTTGAGCTTTTTAAGAATGAATTAAAACATGAAGTAAAAGCTGCCATGGATTACAATATCAACTTATCTGTTATTCAGGTTGAGGATAAAAGAGATTTTATTTTTAAGGGTACTAGTATTATTGATAGCATAAAGGATAATTTCAAAAAAGTATATCCTTTTTCATATAATAATGTGTTTATTATAGAGAATGACGATGAAAATATTGAAGACAGAATAATAAAATGTACAGGAGTTACTGATTTAAAGATAAGAAAAATGGTTCTGGGTAAAGATTTTAAGAATTTTGCAAACTTTTTTGACCTTTTCAGATAAGGTAAGAATTACTTAAAATTTCAGAACCACGTTTTCAGATTTGCAGCAAAACAAGCTGAGGAGAAAGCAAAAAATATAATGCTAATGATATTTGGAGGTTTTGTGTGAAACAGGTGTCATTTATACATACTGCGGATATACATCTTGATGCGCCTTTTTCATCACTTGGAGATAAGGAAAAAGCGGATATCAGGAGACAGGAATTGGAAAACTGTCTTAAAAACATAATTGATAGGGCTAGAATTCAAAATATAAATTTGCTAATAATTAGTGGTGATTTTTTTGAGGAAAGTTGTGTACGCGGTTCTACTCTAATAGGGGCAAGAAATCTTTTTTCAGAGCTTTATGAAACAGAGGTTGTAATTATCCCCGGTAATCATGACCCGTTGAAAGAAAACTCCTATTACAATACACTAAGTTGGAGTGATAATGTACATATTCTTACGGATTCAAATCGGGTATTGTTCTTGGAAAAGTTCAATACCTGTATTTTTAATATGGGAGCAGTTGGCAGAGTAGTAGACGATTATTCAAGTCTTAAGGAAAAAAGTGTTTCAGAAAATACATTTAACATACTAGTTTTTCATGGTACCGTTAATATGCCTTTTGAAGAGAGCAACTATAATGCCATAGGTTCTAAAGAAATTTTCGATTTGGGTATGGATTATGTTGCCCTTGGACATATGCACAATTATATAAGGTATCAGAACGAAAAATGTACGGTTATAAATCCCGGAAGTCCGGAGCCAATGGGCTTTGACGAAGAAGGAGTACATGGTTTTGTTCAAGGGAATATTGTGGTTACAGATAAAAACACAAAATTTGTTGAGGCAAATTTTGTGCCGCTTAACGGCAGAAAGTACCACAATATAGAACTAGATGTTACTGGATGTAAAAGTAATGAGGAGATTATTCAAAAATTATCTATAGACGATAATATAGATTTTTTTAATAAGGATTTATATAGCCTTACACTAAAGGGATTTATTCCTAAGAATTTCACACCTGATATAAAATGTCTGATGGAGTTTATAAAAAATAAATGTTTTTATATAAGGATAAAGATTGAAACTTCTATTCAGTTCGACTATGAAGAGTATCTTGAGGACCCTGGCATAAAAGGTGAGTTTGTCAGGATGCTTATGGATATGCAGGAGAATGAAGACTCACCAGAGAGAAAAGAGATTTTGTACATGGCTATACAGTTGGGGTTGCAGGCTATGGAAAACAACAGGGTAGACTAACAGGGGGATATTTATTAGGATATGAAAATTGATAGACTCCATGTAAGGGGATTTGGTAAACTTCATAATTTTAGTTGTGACTTTTCGGATGCTTTAAATGTTATTTATGGGCATAATGAGAGCGGTAAATCCACTCTTATGGCGTATATAAAAGCTATGCTGTATGGAGTAAAGGGTGGAAGAGCTGGAAAAAATGGTATGTTGCCTGAAAGCAAGAGATATAAGCCATGGAGCAGTAACCAGTACGGTGGGTATATGAATATTAAGCTGGATAATGGTGAATTATATCGCATCGATAGAGACTTTCTTGCTAATAAAGTAAATTTATATGATTCTTCTTTTAATGATATTTCAGATAATTTTATTGATATAAGAGATATAAATAGTATTGGCGAGAAACTGGTAGGACTTAATGAGAATCTTTTTGAAAGAACTGTGTTTATTAAGCAAATGGGGACCAGAATTGATACTGCAACGTCAAAAGACCTTGTAGACAGAATCTCAAATATACAGCAGAGTGGATTTGAGGACATATCGTACGTAAAAGCGCAAAATGCTCTTAAGGAGGCATTAAAGCGTCAGGTTGGAACAGATAGAAGTTATACAAGGCCTCTGGATATTATAAACCAACGTTTAACTGAATTACAGGAGAAAAAGGTTAACCTGCTAAATGATAAAAAGAGACTTGAGGATTTAAAAGAAAAACAGAAGGATATATCTTTTAAAATAGACAAATTAAAGTTAAAGAGCAGACTGCTAAACAGGATAATAGATTATTGTAAACTTAAGGAGAAATTAAATTTATTAAATGAAAAAAAGGAAGAATTACTCTTTCTTGAGGAATCCATCCGTCAAGCCCATGAAAACATAACTAAGCTTGAAGAGGACAAAAAAGCGGCAATATTTCATCTAAATAATAATCATTCAAACGAAGACAAAAAGTTAACAGGGATAGATATAGCTTTGATGATATGTGCCACTGCTGTGCTGGCAGTAGGAATAGCATCATTTATTTTTAACATATTCAGCCCTTTATTTACTTTGATACCTTTTTTATCAGCTCTTATTCTTTTTGCTTTAAGAATGAGGAATATAAAAAGGAAAGGGAAAATGCTGCAAAAGAGCAGAGAAGATGAATTAAATGGTCAGATAGCACAATTTGACGAAAGAATAGCTCAAAATAAGAGCCAATATCATAAACTTTTAAATAGAATCGAAGCTCTAAAAGCTAATAATGGAGGGGAATCCTCTGAACTTCTTGAAAGAGAGATATCAAGTATATATATTGAGATTATGAAGAATAAGCAAGAGATGGAAGATAATCTCTCTCCCTATGAAAAAGAATTTATGGAGCTTATTGCAAGGGGTTATTATAACGGTTTGCTGGCAATGGCTGTTGATTTTAATAAAAATGTTTTGCTGGATATTCAAAGGTTGGAGACTGAATATAATACAGTTGCTCAAACTATTAAAAATACCGGTACAGACAGCATTTTTGACATTGAAAACGAAATCAACCGGTTGAGTCACCAAAAGAAAAGTCTGGACTGTAAAAGAGAGGCTCTGAATATTGCTATAAATACATTAGAGGCCGCAGCTGTGCAGGTTAGAAAAAAATATGTACCTGTAATGAATAAAGTATTAAATAATACTTTTTCCGGTCTTACATCTCAAAAATATAACGATGTAAGAACAGGAGACAATCTTAAAATTATGCTTGATAACCCAGAGACAAAGACATTGGTTCCTGTTTCAATGTTAAGTGATGGGACTATTGATCAGATATATCTGGCACTAAGGGTTGCTATTTCAGAGACAGTACTTAAAAATCACGAGTGCATGCCATTTATAATGGATGAACCCTTTGCACAGTATGATGATGAAAGGACATTTAATGCTCTAAAATATATTGTGAATATAAGCAAAAAGCAGCAGGTAATCATATTTACCTGTAAAAAGAGGGAAGTAGAACTTATTAGCAGTGAATTCCCTTGTAAAATCTGCTCATTGACATAGAGCCAATAAAAAAATATAGTATTTTTATAAGAATTGATTAAGAGGTAAGTATGAGAAAAAATTTACTTATTTATATATTTGCTATTACAACAACGCTTATATTAATATTATCCGGATGTGGAAGTAGGGAAATCCCTGTTACAAAAAATGAACAGTATTTAAGCGGTATAACTGAAGATAATGCTGCTGTTATTAATGATGCCGTCGTTGATGTATTCACCCATAATGACATTTTGAGTAAAAGGCTTACCCAAGCCCTTTTTAATCAAATAGTAAAGGTTGTATCTCAGGAAGGTTCATGGACTAAAATTATGATGTTGGATGGAACGACAGGGTGGGTCAAGAGTAAGTACATCAGCAGGGATACCAGTTGTGTTACAGACGGGAGAATTAATAACAAAATAGTAGTAACAGCAAAAACTGTCTATGTTTATACAGGGACAGGAAATGACATAAAATATAAGCAGGTAGTTCTTGGAACGGAACTTTATTCTATTGGTAAAACAAAAACGGGATATGATGTTCTCTTGCCAGAAAATAAAAAAGGTTGGGTTGAGGATGGTGGAGTAATAGCAGTACCTTCAACACAGAATAGTATACCTAAAACTTCTGCAGAAGGGTTTATTCAAACTGTCAAAAAATTTGAAGGGACCATATATATTATTGGTGGTGTCAGCAGATGGGGAATTGATTCCCCTGGACTCTGTTATGTAAGTAGTAGAATTAACGGAGTAGATATACCCCGTGATGTTAAAGAGATAGCAAAGACTGGTATAAGTGTTGCATTAGAGGAAATGAAACCTGGAGACCTTCTCATGTTCAGTACTGATAATGTTAAAAAGGACGTCTCTGATGTAGGTATTTATACAGGAAATAACGAATTTA contains:
- a CDS encoding ATP-binding protein → MKIDRLHVRGFGKLHNFSCDFSDALNVIYGHNESGKSTLMAYIKAMLYGVKGGRAGKNGMLPESKRYKPWSSNQYGGYMNIKLDNGELYRIDRDFLANKVNLYDSSFNDISDNFIDIRDINSIGEKLVGLNENLFERTVFIKQMGTRIDTATSKDLVDRISNIQQSGFEDISYVKAQNALKEALKRQVGTDRSYTRPLDIINQRLTELQEKKVNLLNDKKRLEDLKEKQKDISFKIDKLKLKSRLLNRIIDYCKLKEKLNLLNEKKEELLFLEESIRQAHENITKLEEDKKAAIFHLNNNHSNEDKKLTGIDIALMICATAVLAVGIASFIFNIFSPLFTLIPFLSALILFALRMRNIKRKGKMLQKSREDELNGQIAQFDERIAQNKSQYHKLLNRIEALKANNGGESSELLEREISSIYIEIMKNKQEMEDNLSPYEKEFMELIARGYYNGLLAMAVDFNKNVLLDIQRLETEYNTVAQTIKNTGTDSIFDIENEINRLSHQKKSLDCKREALNIAINTLEAAAVQVRKKYVPVMNKVLNNTFSGLTSQKYNDVRTGDNLKIMLDNPETKTLVPVSMLSDGTIDQIYLALRVAISETVLKNHECMPFIMDEPFAQYDDERTFNALKYIVNISKKQQVIIFTCKKREVELISSEFPCKICSLT
- a CDS encoding metallophosphoesterase family protein, with product MKQVSFIHTADIHLDAPFSSLGDKEKADIRRQELENCLKNIIDRARIQNINLLIISGDFFEESCVRGSTLIGARNLFSELYETEVVIIPGNHDPLKENSYYNTLSWSDNVHILTDSNRVLFLEKFNTCIFNMGAVGRVVDDYSSLKEKSVSENTFNILVFHGTVNMPFEESNYNAIGSKEIFDLGMDYVALGHMHNYIRYQNEKCTVINPGSPEPMGFDEEGVHGFVQGNIVVTDKNTKFVEANFVPLNGRKYHNIELDVTGCKSNEEIIQKLSIDDNIDFFNKDLYSLTLKGFIPKNFTPDIKCLMEFIKNKCFYIRIKIETSIQFDYEEYLEDPGIKGEFVRMLMDMQENEDSPERKEILYMAIQLGLQAMENNRVD
- a CDS encoding GAF domain-containing protein encodes the protein MKYQSILQRLEDEKKDEILSAKLYRYNGLMQAIEYFSQKLVFEQIIDAAFDFINELLLINNAIVYVLEESIYTAKRVKGFKDYVKEIENTSNFENLATFYGNILYEKEKIVRFFDSEMITNMDINAVVPLIIEGKLYGFIMINGKDFSDDDYIILESLMRLINNALENYSRYESLAKVNKVLDEKIFNLFAINQSSKVLLSELRIDALYDLAVELFSELTRSTVTGFILFDERSHRYILKGFKDVFYKIKDIFVSIELNKNYKIDSNKVIIDLENPKDRDYFFNLFEDSEEQVKAFNAKYIVIIIKESQILGFVTLSDTVTGDKYSSGIFELIESLASSMYIALSNADLFKQVNEQKQIIQRKLDKLVSLNKLTKNISSSLRIETLMEVTAKTLEISFNMQKGLLCLYDKESNEFSVSESIGLDGNLDKCIIPNDKWRRVFEGDYIYEIGQDKVTEYMGYEAAEKVGESQGILIVPIYVDTLEVELLGAIVIFKYDGLQLDNEENLITLETIAGHIAPVLKNLLVIQMQQRFMLPNYVELFKNELKHEVKAAMDYNINLSVIQVEDKRDFIFKGTSIIDSIKDNFKKVYPFSYNNVFIIENDDENIEDRIIKCTGVTDLKIRKMVLGKDFKNFANFFDLFR
- a CDS encoding C40 family peptidase; the encoded protein is MRKNLLIYIFAITTTLILILSGCGSREIPVTKNEQYLSGITEDNAAVINDAVVDVFTHNDILSKRLTQALFNQIVKVVSQEGSWTKIMMLDGTTGWVKSKYISRDTSCVTDGRINNKIVVTAKTVYVYTGTGNDIKYKQVVLGTELYSIGKTKTGYDVLLPENKKGWVEDGGVIAVPSTQNSIPKTSAEGFIQTVKKFEGTIYIIGGVSRWGIDSPGLCYVSSRINGVDIPRDVKEIAKTGISVALEEMKPGDLLMFSTDNVKKDVSDVGIYTGNNEFIHSSPSRGVVTESLEDSYYKNRIVSIRRIF